The proteins below are encoded in one region of Brachyspira intermedia PWS/A:
- a CDS encoding uracil-xanthine permease family protein, with the protein MSTNEKTQDVLFQYEGMPKMSQAFPLAIQHVVAMIVGCVTPALIVSSAAGLKSGSPEQILLVQSSLVFAAISTIIMLFPIPITKNYHIGARLPMIMGVSFAYVSTMQSIARGPEGTGLGVRGIAIILGAQIIGGVVAIIFGFAVDKIRKLFPPLIAGTVVFTVGLSLYPTAVRYMAGGSTLYKINGEVVPFGSWQYWAVAGITLVAVIFFNQFTKGFLKLASVLFGLIVGYIAAFFFGMINFTSVANAGIFQAPKLIPFGIEFDPSAAIAISLLFAVNSVQAIGDFSATTSGSPIGRMPTDQELKCGITAYGLTNILCSVFGCLPTATYSQNVGIVVTTKVINRIVLGIAAIIILIAGLFPKFSALLTTIPSCVLGGATIMVFASIAMTGIKLVFTENMGPRNTLIVGLAVALGMGTVQVGGALDTFPAWAKTVFGSSPVVIATCVAIILNVILPKEEAKK; encoded by the coding sequence ATGAGTACAAATGAAAAAACTCAAGACGTTTTGTTTCAGTACGAAGGTATGCCCAAAATGTCTCAAGCTTTTCCGTTAGCTATTCAGCACGTAGTAGCAATGATCGTTGGTTGTGTTACACCAGCACTTATTGTATCATCTGCTGCAGGTCTTAAAAGCGGAAGTCCAGAGCAGATATTACTAGTTCAGTCATCTTTAGTATTTGCTGCTATTTCAACTATTATTATGTTGTTCCCAATACCTATTACAAAAAACTATCACATAGGTGCTAGACTTCCTATGATAATGGGTGTTAGTTTTGCTTATGTATCTACTATGCAGTCTATTGCTAGAGGTCCTGAAGGTACTGGTCTTGGTGTTAGAGGTATAGCTATAATACTTGGAGCTCAAATCATAGGTGGTGTAGTTGCTATAATATTTGGTTTTGCCGTTGATAAAATAAGAAAACTATTCCCTCCTCTAATTGCTGGTACTGTTGTTTTCACTGTTGGTCTTTCTTTATACCCTACAGCTGTTAGATATATGGCTGGTGGAAGCACTTTGTACAAAATAAATGGTGAAGTTGTTCCTTTCGGTTCTTGGCAGTATTGGGCTGTTGCTGGTATAACTCTTGTTGCAGTTATTTTCTTCAACCAATTTACTAAAGGATTCCTAAAATTAGCTTCTGTATTATTCGGATTAATAGTAGGATATATAGCTGCTTTCTTCTTTGGTATGATTAACTTTACAAGCGTTGCTAATGCCGGTATTTTCCAAGCTCCTAAACTTATACCTTTTGGAATAGAGTTTGATCCTTCTGCTGCTATTGCTATATCTCTTTTATTTGCTGTTAACTCTGTTCAGGCAATAGGAGACTTCTCTGCTACTACTTCAGGAAGTCCTATAGGAAGAATGCCTACAGACCAAGAATTAAAATGCGGTATCACTGCTTATGGTCTTACTAATATATTATGTTCTGTATTCGGATGTTTACCAACTGCTACTTACAGTCAGAACGTAGGTATAGTTGTTACTACTAAAGTTATTAACAGAATCGTTTTAGGTATAGCTGCTATCATAATATTAATAGCTGGTTTATTCCCTAAATTCTCAGCTTTACTTACTACAATACCTTCTTGTGTATTAGGAGGAGCTACTATAATGGTATTTGCTTCTATCGCTATGACTGGTATTAAATTGGTATTCACTGAAAATATGGGACCTAGAAACACATTAATAGTTGGACTTGCTGTTGCTTTAGGTATGGGTACTGTTCAAGTTGGCGGTGCTTTAGATACTTTCCCTGCTTGGGCTAAAACAGTATTCGGAAGCAGCCCTGTTGTTATAGCTACTTGTGTTGCTATTATACTTAACGTTATTCTTCCTAAAGAAGAAGCTAAAAAATAA
- a CDS encoding (2Fe-2S)-binding protein, whose protein sequence is MPIKFKVNGNEVNTELDPLTRLIDFIRDELKLTGTKEGCGEGECGACAVLMDGKVVNSCLIPIILCEGKEIITIEGYSETERGKIVTKAFVDEGAVQCGFCTPGMIMSSEAILNDTKGKPTEYEVRKGLSGNLCRCTGYDHIVSAVLRASDIAFKEGKNLWQ, encoded by the coding sequence GAAGTTAATACAGAATTAGATCCTTTAACTAGATTAATAGATTTTATAAGAGATGAATTAAAACTCACAGGTACTAAAGAAGGATGCGGAGAAGGAGAATGCGGTGCTTGTGCTGTACTTATGGATGGAAAAGTAGTGAACTCTTGCTTGATACCTATAATTTTATGCGAGGGAAAAGAAATTATAACAATAGAAGGATATTCTGAAACTGAAAGAGGTAAAATAGTAACAAAGGCTTTTGTAGATGAAGGAGCTGTTCAATGCGGTTTCTGTACTCCGGGAATGATAATGTCATCTGAAGCTATTTTGAATGATACTAAAGGAAAACCTACAGAGTATGAAGTAAGAAAAGGATTATCAGGCAATCTATGCAGATGCACTGGATATGATCATATAGTAAGTGCAGTATTAAGAGCATCTGATATAGCTTTTAAGGAGGGTAAAAATTTATGGCAGTAA
- the yqeC gene encoding selenium cofactor biosynthesis protein YqeC, which produces MSEIIIVCGAGGKTSYIKKIAENNKDKKIVITTTTKIFKPENYTETINNHSFDNDNIIVLGKEYDEKKLMYAGDEQLENAIKYADIVLIEADGAKYHSLKIPNDEEPAIPSFLYGRISKIVVIMGFHSLGRKFKEVCFRYNLCYEIDPERIVDLDTINYIVDKYYINKLKYKCSNIKLYLNDFTENNYIDYKKTAFIILASGKSERFNGNKLIHKFKSLNNKTLFEKTIDKISDVRKLFKEDKKLKNIETDVIVVSVYDDIINKKFENKDYYAFYNDRHNEGISASIKLGINEALKLKSDSFAFFVCDMPFLESNDIFNMLKYFYYSHKNIGAMFTDNRPSNPAIFSSKYVNDILSLENDFGAIRIIKKNIEDCFFYTIDENKLKDIDTREDLF; this is translated from the coding sequence ATGTCAGAAATTATTATTGTATGCGGTGCCGGGGGTAAAACCTCATATATAAAAAAAATAGCAGAAAATAATAAAGATAAAAAAATAGTAATCACAACTACTACTAAAATATTCAAACCTGAAAACTATACAGAAACTATAAATAATCATTCCTTTGATAATGATAATATTATTGTACTAGGAAAAGAGTATGATGAAAAAAAGTTAATGTATGCAGGAGATGAACAATTAGAAAATGCAATTAAATATGCTGATATTGTTTTGATAGAGGCAGACGGAGCGAAATATCATTCTTTAAAAATACCTAATGATGAAGAACCTGCTATACCAAGTTTTTTATATGGCAGAATATCCAAAATAGTTGTTATTATGGGGTTTCATAGTTTAGGAAGAAAGTTTAAAGAGGTTTGTTTCAGATATAATTTATGCTATGAAATAGATCCTGAAAGAATAGTTGATTTAGATACTATTAATTATATAGTTGATAAATATTATATTAATAAACTTAAATATAAATGCAGCAATATAAAACTATATTTAAATGATTTTACAGAGAATAATTATATTGATTATAAAAAAACAGCTTTTATCATACTTGCATCTGGTAAAAGTGAACGTTTTAATGGAAATAAATTAATTCATAAATTCAAATCTCTTAATAACAAAACATTATTTGAAAAAACAATAGATAAAATATCCGATGTGAGAAAATTATTCAAAGAAGATAAAAAGCTAAAAAATATAGAAACTGATGTAATAGTTGTAAGTGTATATGATGATATAATAAATAAAAAATTTGAAAATAAAGATTATTATGCTTTTTATAATGACAGACATAATGAGGGTATAAGTGCTTCTATAAAACTTGGAATTAATGAGGCATTAAAACTAAAATCTGATTCATTTGCTTTTTTTGTATGCGACATGCCTTTTTTAGAAAGTAATGATATATTCAATATGTTAAAATATTTTTATTATAGTCATAAAAATATAGGTGCTATGTTTACAGATAACAGACCTTCTAATCCTGCTATTTTTTCATCTAAGTATGTTAATGATATTTTGAGTTTAGAAAATGATTTTGGTGCAATTAGAATTATAAAAAAGAATATTGAAGATTGTTTTTTTTACACTATAGATGAAAATAAATTAAAAGATATAGATACAAGAGAAGATTTATTTTAA